One bacterium DNA window includes the following coding sequences:
- a CDS encoding helix-hairpin-helix domain-containing protein yields MERWFTPQERGVILFLVAILVFGSAIYVYKLKNPYFAPEYKISISKEDKAELHKLINETEVAIKSTKSMESPRAKVYSQEDSDRPLLNINTASKEELIELPGIGELYAQRIIEYREKHGGFKKVEELINVKGIGKKKFEELKDKLTVK; encoded by the coding sequence ATGGAAAGGTGGTTTACTCCACAGGAGAGAGGTGTTATTTTATTTCTTGTAGCTATTCTTGTATTTGGAAGTGCTATTTATGTATATAAGCTAAAAAATCCATACTTTGCACCAGAATATAAAATATCTATATCCAAAGAAGATAAAGCTGAACTCCATAAACTAATCAATGAGACTGAAGTGGCTATAAAATCTACAAAGAGTATGGAGTCACCAAGAGCCAAAGTGTATTCACAAGAAGATAGCGACCGTCCTCTTCTAAATATTAATACCGCATCAAAAGAAGAACTTATAGAGCTTCCCGGAATAGGCGAGTTATATGCACAAAGAATTATAGAATATAGAGAAAAACATGGTGGCTTTAAAAAGGTTGAAGAGTTAATAAATGTGAAAGGAATTGGTAAGAAAAAATTTGAGGAACTGAAAGATAAATTAACAGTAAAATGA
- a CDS encoding (2Fe-2S)-binding protein: protein MKIICRCEDISEEEILELIREGFTTIDEIKRFSRAGMGHCQGRTCQRLIAQLISKETGKKVSEISYSRPRSPIKPVPLKVLANVQELQIK from the coding sequence ATGAAAATCATCTGTCGTTGCGAGGATATATCTGAAGAAGAGATTTTGGAGCTCATTCGCGAAGGCTTTACAACAATCGATGAAATAAAGAGATTCTCAAGGGCCGGTATGGGTCATTGTCAGGGCAGGACTTGTCAGAGATTAATTGCACAATTGATTTCAAAAGAGACAGGTAAAAAAGTAAGTGAAATTAGTTACTCAAGACCGAGGTCCCCAATAAAGCCCGTTCCACTTAAGGTGTTAGCGAATGTACAGGAACTACAAATAAAGTGA
- the cdd gene encoding cytidine deaminase, producing the protein MKSANYINQLVKKALEVRENAYAPYSKTKVGAAILTKGGKIFTGCNVENASLGLSLCAERVTLFKAMSEGEYEFVAIAIVADDFFPPCGACRQVLHEFAKDIEVILVNEKKEIRDYKLSTLFPHPFK; encoded by the coding sequence GTGAAATCAGCAAATTATATCAATCAGCTTGTTAAAAAGGCATTAGAAGTGAGAGAAAATGCATATGCTCCATATTCCAAGACTAAAGTGGGTGCAGCAATACTTACAAAGGGTGGTAAAATATTTACAGGTTGTAATGTTGAGAATGCAAGTCTTGGTCTCAGTTTATGTGCTGAGCGTGTAACTTTGTTTAAAGCTATGTCAGAGGGTGAATATGAGTTTGTCGCTATTGCAATAGTGGCAGATGATTTCTTTCCACCCTGTGGTGCATGCAGACAAGTATTACATGAATTTGCAAAAGATATTGAAGTTATACTTGTGAATGAGAAAAAGGAAATCAGAGATTACAAGCTAAGTACGTTGTTTCCACACCCATTTAAATAA